From Haemorhous mexicanus isolate bHaeMex1 chromosome 2, bHaeMex1.pri, whole genome shotgun sequence, the proteins below share one genomic window:
- the KLHL34 gene encoding kelch-like protein 34: MSYFLSYCKAHCTAVLAQYQSLRSEGFLCDILLKVKENEFPAHKSLLACSSDYFRAMFKSYTQESKARVIHLQVVSPTGLQHILDFIYTSLLPLSFESLEDTLEAASYLQVTDAIGLCNQYLVNNLALENCCYSANVARKFYLPDALAAAEKYIIKNVWKLLDLDLSGLLELNFRSLLAVIQSADLPMVEECRLLNLVLLWLKQDKSRLDHASSLLEHIRYGLIPVEELRKTYTQSEVSLSAGIKCMIIKAINYHTSVYKQPVLQDKSTTLRNQKTRIILLGGGTASEGLVTDVVAFDVYNHKWRTLTQLQDRVQNHSVCVVGNFLYVLGGEIQTATLGDAKTGKTLLVTNKVHRYDPRFNTWTQITGMLEKRCQFSCCVLGKNIFAIGGRGEDGSLHSSVEVYDVSRDRWTKARELPCRIHGHASAVCKNTIYISGGKYSAPASTSNDVYSLSSLEGQWVKCAPMSIARFGHQMATIRGSIFTFLGLYEPFSEIERYDPDQNQWTRLKPLVYDRFSYGLAVVEETALLIGGKKWQNSLEVSTQDVVGYDIDNDGWEEICKAPLPWCGLQCAVLQLSEVAEEQDSDSHQKKLPNC, translated from the coding sequence ATGAGCTACTTCCTGTCCTACTGCAAAGCACACTGCACCGCCGTGCTCGCCCAATACCAGAGCCTGAGATCAGAGGGCTTTCTCTGTGACATTCTGctgaaagtgaaagaaaatgagTTTCCTGCACACAAGTCCTTGTTGGCGTGCTCCAGCGACTACTTCCGAGCCATGTTCAAAAGTTATACCCAAGAGTCTAAAGCCAGAGTCATTCACCTACAAGTTGTCTCACCCACTGGACTCCAGCACATCCTGGATTTCATTTACACATCCTTGCTGCCCCTTTCCTTTGAAAGCCTGGAGGATACCTTGGAAGCTGCAAGCTATTTGCAAGTGACTGATGCTATCGGCTTGTGCAATCAGTACTTAGTGAACAATCTTGCCTTGGAAAACTGCTGCTACTCTGCCAACGTGGCCAGGAAGTTCTACCTGCCAGATGCCCtagcagctgcagaaaaatacattattaaaaatGTCTGGAAGCTGCTGGACTTGGATTTGTCAGGACTTCTCGAGCTGAACTTCAGGTCTTTGCTAGCAGTGATTCAATCTGCAGACCTCCCCATGGTGGAAGAATGCCGCCTGTTGAATCTTGTCCTGCTGTGGTTGAAGCAGGATAAATCCAGGCTGGATCATGCAAGCAGCCTTTTAGAGCACATAAGATATGGTCTCATCCCAGTGGAAGAGCTGAGAAAAACCTACACACAGTCAGAAGTGTCCCTCTCAGCAGGTATTAAGTGCATGATCATAAAAGCAATAAATTATCACACATCTGTATACAAACAGCCTGTCCTGCAGGATAAGTCCACCACACTGAGGAACCAGAAAACTCGGATCATTCTGCTGGGGGGAGGCACAGCAAGCGAGGGGCTGGTCACCGATGTGGTGGCCTTTGATGTTTACAACCACAAATGGAGAACCCTcacccagctgcaggacagagtGCAGAACCACAGCGTGTGTGTGGTGGGGAACTTCCTCTATGTCCTGGGTGGGGAAATACAAACTGCTACCCTGGGTGATGCTAAAACTGGAAAGACCTTATTGGTTACAAACAAGGTCCATCGGTATGATCCAAGATTTAACACATGGACCCAAATCACGGGCATGCTGGAAAAGAGATGCCAGTTTTCTTGCTGTGTCCTAGGCAAGAATATCTTTGCCATTGGTGGAAGGGGTGAGGACGGGTCGCTGCATTCATCTGTGGAAGTCTATGACGTCAGCAGGGATAGATGGACCAAGGCCAGGGAATTGCCATGCAGGATACATGGTCATGCCAGTGCTGTTTGCAAGAACACCATATACATCTCTGGGGGCAAGTACTCGGCCCCAGCCAGCACAAGCAATGATGTTTATTCTCTGAGCTCACTTGAAGGGCAGTGGGTGAAATGTGCCCCAATGAGCATTGCTCGGTTTGGGCATCAGATGGCAACAATCAGGGGATCCATATTCACCTTTCTGGGATTATATGAACCTTTCTCTGAAATAGAAAGGTATGACCCAGATCAAAACCAATGGACTCGGTTGAAACCACTGGTCTATGATCGATTCTCCTATGGCCTGGCAGTGGTAGAGGAAACAGCTCTTCTTATTGGGGGAAAGAAGTGGCAAAACTCCCTGGAGGTCTCCACGCAAGATGTGGTTGGCTATGACATTGACAACGATGGCTGGGAGGAGATCTGCAAGGCCCCTCTGCCCTGGTGCGGGCTGCAGTGTGCCGTGCTCCAGCTCTCCGAGGTGGCCGAGGAGCAGGACAGTGACAGCCACCAGAAGAAGCTGCCCAACTGCTGA